In a single window of the Sesamum indicum cultivar Zhongzhi No. 13 linkage group LG16, S_indicum_v1.0, whole genome shotgun sequence genome:
- the LOC105178659 gene encoding uncharacterized protein LOC105178659, with amino-acid sequence MVVEGPIIEGGRDTVPDYMNWYYQITWVQISHNILSTNTPGYRPTDTRDWEFVYNRMEQLVIDCENAGDDEQSLRDTRPRARTIGREIMNFSSSRYPNVRVRPADTARSNAFTEAGPSSGHAEAGPSTVFPKAGPSSFYPETGPSTAYTPYAPYLPSFVGTFTHNFNPQFRR; translated from the exons ATGGTGGTGGAAGGACCCATTATTGAAGGTGGTCGTGATACCGTTCCTGACTATATGAACTGGTATTATCAAATTACTTGGGTCCAAATTTCACATAACATATTGTCTACGAACACGCCGGGCTATCGACCGACTGACACCCGTGATTGGGAATTTGTG TATAATAGAATGGAGCAGCTAGTGATTGATTGTGAAAATGCCGGAGATGATGAACAGTCATTAAGAGATACTCGACCGCGAGCGCGTACGATCGGACGtgaaattatgaacttttcTAGTTCACGGTATCCAAATGTTCGAGTTAGACCGGCAGACACAGCTCGTAGCAACGCATTCACAGAGGCTGGTCCGTCAAGTGGGCATGCCGAGGCCGGGCCATCTACTGTTTTTCCAAAGGCTGGTCCATCGAGCTTTTACCCGGAAACAGGTCCATCGACTGCTTACACTCCATATGCTCCATATCTACCATCATTTGTTGGTacatttacacataattttaaCCCGCAATTtcgaagataa
- the LOC105178658 gene encoding uncharacterized protein LOC105178658 isoform X1: MDASIIAKGRYTYMHDVKKGPPEVIDVHHILVARNGAGVFKFCACAFLFAVICFLILLHLQGKPVAKVIWSFSLAVFLLRQMLRKQVEKGSVIILPAFGVQLETIYRSGRTVRRFVPIGKILKPVLNECVTPVTCYWSLSLILRGEEELLLVFKELYPPVSMLVPIWKALSAAIDNKERPDLQSDCDTR; the protein is encoded by the exons ATGGACGCATCAATTATTGCGAAAGGACGATACACCTATATGCATGATGTGAAAAAGGGCCCACCAGAAGTGATCGATGTTCACCATATCTTGGTTGCAAGAAATGGTGCAGGGGTTTTCAAGTTCTGTGCATGTGCTTTTCTTTTCGCCGTCATATGCTTTCTAATTCTCCTACACTTGCAG GGAAAGCCAGTTGCAAAGGTTATTTGGAGCTTTTCCTTGGCTGTTTTCCTTTTAAGGCAAATGCTGAGAAAACAAGTGGAGAAAG GATCTGTTATAATTTTGCCAGCTTTTGGGGTTCAACTTGAGACTATTTACAGAAG TGGGAGAACAGTTCGCCGCTTTGTTCCAATTGGCAAGATCTTGAAACCTGTTCTGAATGAATGTGTGACTCCAGTTACCTGCTACTGGAGTTTGTCTTTGATTCTACGTGGAGAGGAAGAACTTTTGCTGGTGTTCAAG GAATTATATCCTCCAGTCTCAATGTTAGTTCCCATTTGGAAGGCTTTATCTGCTGCCATTGACAACAAAGAACGCCCTGACTTGCAATCAGATTGCGACACTAGATGA
- the LOC105178658 gene encoding uncharacterized protein LOC105178658 isoform X2 has translation MCFSFRRHMLSNSPTLAGNGRKKCQSLSQFANVISDCKLLTQGKPVAKVIWSFSLAVFLLRQMLRKQVEKGSVIILPAFGVQLETIYRSGRTVRRFVPIGKILKPVLNECVTPVTCYWSLSLILRGEEELLLVFKELYPPVSMLVPIWKALSAAIDNKERPDLQSDCDTR, from the exons ATGTGCTTTTCTTTTCGCCGTCATATGCTTTCTAATTCTCCTACACTTGCAG GAAATGGAAGGAAGAAATGTCAAAGTTTATCTCAGTTTGCAAATGTGATTAGTGACTGCAAACTATTGACACAGGGAAAGCCAGTTGCAAAGGTTATTTGGAGCTTTTCCTTGGCTGTTTTCCTTTTAAGGCAAATGCTGAGAAAACAAGTGGAGAAAG GATCTGTTATAATTTTGCCAGCTTTTGGGGTTCAACTTGAGACTATTTACAGAAG TGGGAGAACAGTTCGCCGCTTTGTTCCAATTGGCAAGATCTTGAAACCTGTTCTGAATGAATGTGTGACTCCAGTTACCTGCTACTGGAGTTTGTCTTTGATTCTACGTGGAGAGGAAGAACTTTTGCTGGTGTTCAAG GAATTATATCCTCCAGTCTCAATGTTAGTTCCCATTTGGAAGGCTTTATCTGCTGCCATTGACAACAAAGAACGCCCTGACTTGCAATCAGATTGCGACACTAGATGA